TCGTGCGCGTACGCCGCGACGTCGCCGGCGAGGCCGGCCGCACGCGCGCCGGCGAGCACGCCGATGTCGGTTGCCGGAAACGCGTCGGGATCACCGAGGCCGCGCATGGCGATCATCTCGGCCGTCCACGGTCCGACGCCGGGCAGCGCCAGTAGTTGGGCGCGGGCCCGCGTCCAGTCGGCGCCGGCGTCGAGGACGACGGAGCCGTCGGCCAGCGCCGCGATCACGTTGGCCAGCGTGCGCTGGCGCGCGGCGGGGATGCGCAGCGTCGTCACGTCGAAGCTCCCCAGCTCGTCGAGCGACGGAAACAGGTGGGTGAGCCCGCCGGCCGGATCGGCGATCGGTGTCCCGCACGCGGCCACCAGGCGCGCCGTGTGCGTGCGCGCTGCGCCGAGCGACACCTGCTGACCGAGCACGACGCGCACCGCCGTCTCGTGCTCGTCGGTCGTGCGGCGGATGCGGATGCCGCGATGCTTCGCCACCAGTTCGCGCAACACCGGATCGGCGCCGAGGGCGTCGTCGACCGCTTCGGGGTCGGCGTCGAGATCGAGCAGGCGCCGGCAGCGGGCGATGGCGGTGGTGAGGTCGCGCACGTCGTCGAGGATCAAGCGGCACGCGATGTAATCCGGCGTGGGGGACAGCTCGGCGATGCAGTTGCCGTGGGGTAGCCGCAGCGAGCGGCGGTACGCACCGTCGCGGAACTCCTCCACCCCGGGCACACCGACGGACACGAGCCGGCCGAAGAGCGGGTCCGCCGCGTAGGGCTTGCGGAAGGGCAGCCGAAACGTGAGGGTGCCGGGGGCAGTGATCGTCTTGCGCTTGCGGGCCTGTTGACGCAACGCCGTCGGCGTTCCGTCGAACACGGCGCGCACGGTGTCGTTGAACTGCCGGATGCTGGCGAAGCCGGCACCGAACGCGATCTGGCCGAAGGGCAGTTCCGTCGTCTCGATCAGCAGCCGCGCCGTCTGGGCGCGCTGGGCCCGCGCCACCGACAGCGGGCCGGCGCCGACTTCTTCGTTCAGCAATCGTTCGAGTTGGCGCGTCGAGTACCCGAGACGGGCGGCGAGCCCGGTGACGCCTTCGCGGTCGACCACGCCGTCGCTGATGAGACGCATCGCCCGCGACACCAAGTCGGTGCGCAGGTTCCACTCCGGCGAGCCGGGCGACGCATCCGGGCGGCAGCGCTTGCACGCCCGGAACCCGGCCTGCTGCGCCGCGGCCGCCGTGGGATAGAAGCGGATGTTGCGCTTGTAGGGCGGGCGCACCGGGCAACTCGGCCGGCAATAGATCTTGGTCGTGAGAACGGCGGTGACGAACCAACCGTCGAAGCGGGCGTCTTTCGACTGCACCGCCCGGTAGCACCGCTCGAAGTCCTCGTGCACTCCTGCACTGTGGCAGGTTGGCGCCCGCGCCACTGGCGGAAATCCGACATCAAGGTCGGCGCCCTACACGGTGACGAATTTGCCGTCCGCGATGACGGCGGGGGGTCCGCTGGGCGCGTTCACCGCCGCGCGGTACTGCTGGACCCAGGGCCACTGCACCGGGGTCGCGCGCCGCCAGGGCATCACTTGGAACTCGGTGGCGAAGGCGAGCCGGTCGCGGTCAGTGTCGTTCGGCGCGGTGTAGTGCAGCGTCAGGTAGTGGTGGAACGTGCAGCCGCCCGCCGGGAGCGGGCAGGGCGCCGCGAGCGACGGGTCGACGCCGTCCACTTTGAGGAGGTTGCCGGACGGGTCGCCTTCGAAGCCGTGGTAACGCAGGCCGCTGCGGTGCGAACCGGGGATGAACTGCATCGCGCCCTGCTCGACCGCCACGTCGTGGAGCGGTAACCACGCGCCGACGGCGAGATAGTCCAACTCGGGTTCCCAGTACGCCTGGTCCTGATGCCACGGCGCCGGGCGCCGGCTGCCGGCCTTCTTGTTGATCATGTGGCCCCACGTCGTCACCTCGGACTCGGGCACCCCGAGAAACGCGGCGGCGAAGTGGCGGGCGTTGCGGCGGAATGTCGTGTCGAGCAACTCGGGGATGCGCAGCTCGGGGCCGATGCACTGGAGAATCTGCGCCGGCAGCGTCTGGTCCGGCTGGCGGCCCGCCTCGAAGACCGGCGTGCCCGCGTTGTCCTCCATCACGCCGCAAAACACGTCGGTCAGCCACGCCAACTCTTCGGCGGTCGTGATCTGCGGCACGACGAGGTAGCCGTTCTCCGCGAAGAAGCTGACGTCCTCGGGCGTGGGCCGCACGTCGAGGTCGGATTCCGGCGGCGCGCCAAAGCGACTCATGCCGCGCACCTTACAAGAGTTCAGATACCGACGGTATCGATAATTCCATTGACATGTGACCATTAGGTCACATATTGTGGCGGCATGGAGGAGGACGTCTACCGGGCGATCGCCGACCCGACCCGGCGGGCGTTGATGGACGAACTCTTCCAGCGCGACGGGCAGACGCAAGGCGAACTCGAGGAGCGGTTCGACATGAGTCGCTTCGGGGTGATGAAGCACCTCAAGGTTCTCGAAGAGGCGCACCTCGTGGTTACGCGCCGGCGCGGTCGGGAAAAGCTGCACTTCCTCAACCCGGTGCCGATCCGCCTGATGTACGAGCGCTGGGTCAGCAAATACGCCGAGCCGTGGGCGGCGACGCTCACCGGCCTGAAGACCGAACTGGAGACGACCATGGAAAAGGTCTACGAGATCTACATCCGCACCACGCCCGAACGTTGCTGGGAGGCGATCACCACGTCGGCCATTCGCGGCAAGTACACCTTCGGCAACAGCTTCACCGAGGACTTCACCCCCGGCGCCCGCTACGAGATGAGCAACCCCAAGGCGGGCCTGCTGGCCGAGGGCGAAATCGTCGAGTGCGACCCGCCGCGCAAGCTCGTGCAGACGATGCGGGCCCTGTGGGGCGAAGACGTCGCCGCCGAAGGTTTCTCCCGCGTGACCTGGGAACTCGAGCCCATCGGCCGCGACAGCGTGCGCGTCGTGATCACCCATGACCAGCTGCGCGAGGGCGCCAACGACCAGATCTACGGCGGCTGGCCGATGATCCTGTCGGGCCTCAAGACCTGGCTCGAAACGGGCGAATTGCTGACCACGCCGGGCTCGCTGATGTACGTCGACAACGCGGGGTGAAAAGGACTTAGGTCCCTCACAGATTTGGGCCGGTTGGCCGATCGGGCTTTCCGATGAGCCGAGTCTTGTTTGTCGACGATGAAGCCGCGGTGCTCGACGAACTCGAGGACCTCTTCAAGCCGCAGCGCTTGGTCTGGGACCTGGAGTTCGCCGTTGGGGCCCGCGCCGCCCTCGACGCGATGGCGAAGTTGCCGGTCGACGTGGTCATCGCCCACCGCCGGCTGGCCGCGCCCACGGGTCGCGAGTTCCTCGCCGAGGCACGGGTGCGGTTCCCCGATACCGCCCGCGTGATGCTGGCCGAGCATTCCGACCATGACGACCTCGCCCACACCATCGGCCTCGCGCACCAGTTCGTCCTCCAGCCCTACATGCCCGACGAGCTCATCGACGCCATCCGCCGCGCGCTGCGCCTGCGCGATCAGGTCGGCACGCAGAAGGTGCGCTCCGAGATCTCCGACATCGCCATGCTGCCGACGCCGTCGCCGGTATTCGCCAACCTCCTCAGAGCTATCGAATCGCCCAACGGCGACGCCCACACCATCGGCCAGATCGTGAGTCACGACGTCGGTCTCACCGCCAAGGTGCTGCAACTCGTGAACTCGAGCTATTTCGCTCCCCGTACGCGCATCACGTCAGTCGACAACGCCGTCGTGCGTCTCGGATCCTCCGTCATCCGCACGCTGGCGTTCCTCGACGAAGTTCACCGCGACATCAACGATCCGTTGCCCGTGCAGTTCTGGGTCGCGGAGCTCGCCAGCCACACCTACGAAGTCGCCGACCTCGCCCGCCAGCTGGCTCCCCGCGAGTTGGCGGACGACGCGTTCTGCGGCGGTTTGCTGCACGAGTGCGGCCAGCTCGTGTTCGCCCGCTGCCGCCCCGACATGTTCTGCGCCCATCTCGACGAGCGCGTCGACGCCAACCGGTCGCTGGCCGAACTCGAGCGCGAGGCGTGGGGCGTGACCCATGCGCAGGCGGGCGCATATCTGCTCAACCTGTGGGGCTGTCCCATTGACGTGATCGACGCCGTCGCCCATCACGACGACGACGAGCTATCGCGCAACGACCGCGTGCAGGTCGTGCAGGTGGCGCACCGTTTGATCGAAGCGACGGGCACGTCGCTGTGCGGCCGGCCGCATCCTGAGCCGACGGACTTCCGCTGGCTCGACTACAGCGACTTCGCGGAGCCGGCCTACGCCTGGCTCGACGCCCGCACCACCGCGATCGCCACGCCCGTCAGCGCGTAACCGCCAGCCGCTACCGTCGGCGGCGATGCTCTTCGTTCACGAGGTTCACCGCGTCGCCGGGAAGCAGGAACACCGCTTCGAAGATCTCTACCGCGACTGGGCGGCGCTGCTGGCCAAAGGCGACGGCGCTCGCTTGTTGTGGTTCATGCACCAGGGTCATGGCACCGGCCCGGCGTACGTGTTCGTCACCGTGACCGCCGTGGCGTCGTCAGCCGCGCTCGACGACCTCAACGGCCGGCGCCGCGCCGGTGGCGACCTGCACGCGTGGACCGCCGAGGTCGACGCGCTGCGCTACGGGTCGGTGGCCAAGGTGCTCGAGCCGGCGCCGTTCTCGCCCTTGCAGTCCGTCGACCTGGCGTCGGTGCCGGCGGTCGGTGACTGTGAGAGCGCCGACGGTTCGCTGCCGCTGTTCATGGAAGACACGGCGTGGCCCCATCCGGGTCGCTTCGACGACTACCTCGAGAAGGCGGGCACGCTCTACGTGGAAACGCTGCGGCGCGCCAACGAACGGTTGAACGGCCACGGCCTGCTCGAACTCGTCGCCGCCTTCATCCCCCGCTACGGCAGCGGCGTGCACCGCGAGATCGTGCTGTGGCAGCGGGTCGCCAATCAGGCCGGACTGCTACCGCTGCTCAACCGCGAAGTACCCGACGCCTACAAGCAACCGGGGAGTTGGATGATCGACGCCCTCGAAGTGCGCGATCAGTGGGAGAGCCGGCTACTGCGCGTGTCGGGTTGGTCGCCGCTCGGCTAGCCGAGCTCGCGGCCGTACGTATTGAACAGGTCGATCGACTCGGTCGGGTCCAGCGGCCACCACGGCGGACCAACCGATCCGTCGATCGACCGCGGGTCGACCGGCGACCGCTTGTTGCTCGCCTGGTAGACGGCGAAGCACAACTGCAACGCGGCGATGGCGGCGTCGGGCGTCATGTCGACGGGCCGGGTACCGGCGACGAGCGCGTCGACGAAGTGACGTGACGCGCCGCGAAAGCCGGTGAGCCAGTCGGCGTCGAGGGCGTCGTAGTTCGTCTGCGTACCGTCCTTGGCGTAATGGACGACGGGCGCAAGGTCGAGCATTTCGCCCGTCGCCCGCGTCACCCAGATGAAGCCTTCGGTGCCCTGGATCTCGAAGAACTCGTCCGCGCCGTAGTAGCGGCTGCGAATGAACATGTCGGGGGAGTAGGTCACCTCCATCATCCCGAGCAGACTCGGGCGTTGGTATTCCCATATCGCGGCGGTGGGCGCCTCGAAGAACACCGGGGCGCGGCGCACGATCGCCTGTACTGACGTGATCGCTTGGTCGAAGAGCCAAATGCCGACGCCGTACTTGTGGATCACGTCGTCGAAGAGGTGGCCGCCCGGGCTCTTGTCGTTGAAGCGCCACTCGTAGCCCTCGGGTTCGAGGTTCGCTTGGAACGCGGTGTCGGTCGTGCCCACGACGGTCTTCATGCGCAACATCGTCGGGATGCCGATGGCGCCCGACGCGATCAGTTCCTTCGCCTTCACCAGCGGCGGGTAGTGGAGGAAGCACTCGCTCACGCGCAGCACCACACCTCCGGCGTCGGCGGCGTCGCGCATGGCGCGCGCGTCGCTGACGGTGTTGGCGATCGGCTTCTGCACGCTGACGTGCTTGCCCGCTGCGATCGCCGCGAGGACGTGGTCCTTGTGCATGTGCGTCGGCGTGAGAATTTCCACGGCGTCGATCTCGTCGTCGGCCAGCAGCGCGTCGAGCGACGTGTACACCTTGGCCACGTTCCATTGCGCTGCCATGGCCCGCGCCTTGTCCTCGCGTGGATCGCACAGCGCCACCACGTCGCAGTGCGGGTGTTCCAGATAGCCGGCGACGTTGAGCGGCGCGATGTTGCCGATGCCGACGACCCCGAGACGAACGCGCTCCATCAGTTGGCCAGGGCCGTGACGGTCATGGCGGCCGATGGTAAGACACGGCCGTGCGCATCACTCGGGTCCTCCACGCCAGCGTGAACGTCGGCGGCGACGTCGACACTGCGCAGGCGTTCTACCGCGACGTGCTCGGCCTCGACCCAGCGTGGCGACCCACCATCGCCGGTGTGCCCGGTGCGTGGTTCGACGTCGGCGCCGTGCAGCTCCACGTCGTGGGCAGCGAGCCGTGGCCCGACGGCATCGATCCCGGCGCCCATCACGTGTGCTTCGGTGTCGACGACCTCGACGCCGCGGTCGCCGAACTCGACAACGCCGGCATCGCCCACATCCAAGGCAGCCAGGACCACCACGGGACCATCGTGCGCCAGGTGTGGTTCCGCGACCCGGCGGGCAACGTCGTCGAATTGCAGCAGGACTAGGCGACGTCGCGGCGCACGAACGTCGTGCCGCTCGTCACCAGCAGACCCGCGGCGACCGCCAGCAGGAACATGCCGGCGCCGAACACGCTGCGGCCGCTCACGCCCGCACCGCTCGGGTCCCCCGTCAGGAAGGCGATCACGTTGCCCAGCAGCAGCCAGGGGCGCCACCCTTCCAGGGCGGTGCCGACGATGTTCTCGAGCACGATTACGTAACCGAAGCCAAGACCCAGAGCGGCGGCGGTGCTACGGCCGAAGGTTGCCAGCGTGAAGCCGATCGTGGTGGTGGCGGCCACCAAGCCGAGCCCGCGCAGCATCGCGCCGGCAATCGACGCGTTCGTCGGTTGCCCGGTCAGCGGACCGCCGTGCGCGGCGAGCGCCGGCAGCATTGCCACCCACAGCAACCCGAGCGTCGCCGCCGCCCAGGTGATGGTGACGGCGAGCGCGGCCGCCGCCTTGGCGGCGAACAACCGCCACCGCGTGGGACTGAACGTGAGCGACGTCGTCATGCCCCGCGACGTGAACTCGGCCCCGACCAGTGAGGCTCCGAGCACCCAAGCGATCAGGGCGGCGATGCCGGCGCCACCCTTCACGAAGTTGCCGATCTTCTGACGATAGAAACGGGGGTCGTGCACCACGTGGCGCACCGGCGCATCGCACGCGTGCGGCGAGCCGCGGCCCTGCGACGCCTCGTACAAGCACTTCACCGACTCCGCCTCGGAGCGAGCGTCGGCTTGGCGCGCCGCGTGGATCTTGGCGTCGATCGCCGCGCCGTTGGCTGACGACGACAGCGTGAAGCAAAGCACGCCGGTCGACGCCACCGCCGCGAACGACAGGAGCGCGACGACGCGCACGATACGGCGGCTCAGCGCGCGCCGGACTTCGGAGCGAACGAGCGCGGTCACGACGCGGCCTCCGTGATCTCGAGAAAGACGTCTTCCAAACTGACCGAGTCAGGCCGGAGCTCCAACGGCCAGATGCCGCGCGAACCGAGCTCGCGGGCGACGGTCGGCGCATCGGCTTCGACGGGCATTACCCGCAGGTAGCCGTCGACTTCGTCGGCGCTGATGCCGGCGCTGTGGAGCGCCTTCAGCGCCAGGCGTGCGTTGGGCACCCGCACGAGCGTCGCCCGCGTCGCGCCCTGCGCCAACACGTCGTCCACGGTGCCGGCGCGCACGACGCGGCCGCGCGCCACGATCGCCACCCGGTCGCATGTCTGTTGCACTTCCGCGAGCTGGTGACTCGAGACGAAAACGGTGCGGCCCTCGTCGCCGAGGCGACGCAGCAGGTCGCGCATCTCGCGAATGCCGGCGGGGTCCAGACCGTTGGCCGGCTCGTCCAGCACGAGCAGCTCGGGGTCCTTCAACAGGGCGATGGCCACGCCGAGGCGCTGTCGCATGCCGAGCGAGTAGCCCCGCGCCGCGTCGTCGGCCCGGTCA
This genomic window from Acidimicrobiales bacterium contains:
- a CDS encoding response regulator codes for the protein MSRVLFVDDEAAVLDELEDLFKPQRLVWDLEFAVGARAALDAMAKLPVDVVIAHRRLAAPTGREFLAEARVRFPDTARVMLAEHSDHDDLAHTIGLAHQFVLQPYMPDELIDAIRRALRLRDQVGTQKVRSEISDIAMLPTPSPVFANLLRAIESPNGDAHTIGQIVSHDVGLTAKVLQLVNSSYFAPRTRITSVDNAVVRLGSSVIRTLAFLDEVHRDINDPLPVQFWVAELASHTYEVADLARQLAPRELADDAFCGGLLHECGQLVFARCRPDMFCAHLDERVDANRSLAELEREAWGVTHAQAGAYLLNLWGCPIDVIDAVAHHDDDELSRNDRVQVVQVAHRLIEATGTSLCGRPHPEPTDFRWLDYSDFAEPAYAWLDARTTAIATPVSA
- a CDS encoding phytanoyl-CoA dioxygenase family protein; this encodes MSRFGAPPESDLDVRPTPEDVSFFAENGYLVVPQITTAEELAWLTDVFCGVMEDNAGTPVFEAGRQPDQTLPAQILQCIGPELRIPELLDTTFRRNARHFAAAFLGVPESEVTTWGHMINKKAGSRRPAPWHQDQAYWEPELDYLAVGAWLPLHDVAVEQGAMQFIPGSHRSGLRYHGFEGDPSGNLLKVDGVDPSLAAPCPLPAGGCTFHHYLTLHYTAPNDTDRDRLAFATEFQVMPWRRATPVQWPWVQQYRAAVNAPSGPPAVIADGKFVTV
- a CDS encoding ATP-binding cassette domain-containing protein, whose protein sequence is MTNVIEVRSLRKIVRGMRHNVVAVDDLSLDVPAGGVFGFLGPNGSGKTTTIRCLLGLARPTSGDIRLFGAAVPARLPAVVGRIGALVEAPGVNGGLSALQAVSVLATAAGVSHRRVGEVLDIVGLADRADDAARGYSLGMRQRLGVAIALLKDPELLVLDEPANGLDPAGIREMRDLLRRLGDEGRTVFVSSHQLAEVQQTCDRVAIVARGRVVRAGTVDDVLAQGATRATLVRVPNARLALKALHSAGISADEVDGYLRVMPVEADAPTVARELGSRGIWPLELRPDSVSLEDVFLEITEAAS
- a CDS encoding ABC transporter permease subunit; the protein is MTALVRSEVRRALSRRIVRVVALLSFAAVASTGVLCFTLSSSANGAAIDAKIHAARQADARSEAESVKCLYEASQGRGSPHACDAPVRHVVHDPRFYRQKIGNFVKGGAGIAALIAWVLGASLVGAEFTSRGMTTSLTFSPTRWRLFAAKAAAALAVTITWAAATLGLLWVAMLPALAAHGGPLTGQPTNASIAGAMLRGLGLVAATTTIGFTLATFGRSTAAALGLGFGYVIVLENIVGTALEGWRPWLLLGNVIAFLTGDPSGAGVSGRSVFGAGMFLLAVAAGLLVTSGTTFVRRDVA
- a CDS encoding SRPBCC domain-containing protein, whose translation is MEEDVYRAIADPTRRALMDELFQRDGQTQGELEERFDMSRFGVMKHLKVLEEAHLVVTRRRGREKLHFLNPVPIRLMYERWVSKYAEPWAATLTGLKTELETTMEKVYEIYIRTTPERCWEAITTSAIRGKYTFGNSFTEDFTPGARYEMSNPKAGLLAEGEIVECDPPRKLVQTMRALWGEDVAAEGFSRVTWELEPIGRDSVRVVITHDQLREGANDQIYGGWPMILSGLKTWLETGELLTTPGSLMYVDNAG
- a CDS encoding Gfo/Idh/MocA family oxidoreductase; the encoded protein is MERVRLGVVGIGNIAPLNVAGYLEHPHCDVVALCDPREDKARAMAAQWNVAKVYTSLDALLADDEIDAVEILTPTHMHKDHVLAAIAAGKHVSVQKPIANTVSDARAMRDAADAGGVVLRVSECFLHYPPLVKAKELIASGAIGIPTMLRMKTVVGTTDTAFQANLEPEGYEWRFNDKSPGGHLFDDVIHKYGVGIWLFDQAITSVQAIVRRAPVFFEAPTAAIWEYQRPSLLGMMEVTYSPDMFIRSRYYGADEFFEIQGTEGFIWVTRATGEMLDLAPVVHYAKDGTQTNYDALDADWLTGFRGASRHFVDALVAGTRPVDMTPDAAIAALQLCFAVYQASNKRSPVDPRSIDGSVGPPWWPLDPTESIDLFNTYGRELG
- a CDS encoding VOC family protein, producing MRITRVLHASVNVGGDVDTAQAFYRDVLGLDPAWRPTIAGVPGAWFDVGAVQLHVVGSEPWPDGIDPGAHHVCFGVDDLDAAVAELDNAGIAHIQGSQDHHGTIVRQVWFRDPAGNVVELQQD
- a CDS encoding Ada metal-binding domain-containing protein, coding for MHEDFERCYRAVQSKDARFDGWFVTAVLTTKIYCRPSCPVRPPYKRNIRFYPTAAAAQQAGFRACKRCRPDASPGSPEWNLRTDLVSRAMRLISDGVVDREGVTGLAARLGYSTRQLERLLNEEVGAGPLSVARAQRAQTARLLIETTELPFGQIAFGAGFASIRQFNDTVRAVFDGTPTALRQQARKRKTITAPGTLTFRLPFRKPYAADPLFGRLVSVGVPGVEEFRDGAYRRSLRLPHGNCIAELSPTPDYIACRLILDDVRDLTTAIARCRRLLDLDADPEAVDDALGADPVLRELVAKHRGIRIRRTTDEHETAVRVVLGQQVSLGAARTHTARLVAACGTPIADPAGGLTHLFPSLDELGSFDVTTLRIPAARQRTLANVIAALADGSVVLDAGADWTRARAQLLALPGVGPWTAEMIAMRGLGDPDAFPATDIGVLAGARAAGLAGDVAAYAHDHWRPWRAYAVHYLWAANMKGET